The following proteins are co-located in the Fructilactobacillus carniphilus genome:
- a CDS encoding DUF1054 family protein, with translation MFTDSDFKVFEAPTLNERMERIRSVLDPQFEEAAQTFLPILATTGETWYAHVAKHRMRTTNPPDNTWVAFSTNPRGYKMLPHFELGCWADHLYFYLAVESNMKPQYTSTIIPKLEALAPLVARLPRNFVLSANHMVEQTLPVADYEQLVERFQNVKAAEVLIGIQIQRGDPRLGTPQVLVDLEQTLQTLLPLYQRLQ, from the coding sequence ATGTTTACTGACAGTGATTTTAAGGTATTTGAAGCGCCCACGTTGAACGAACGGATGGAGCGAATCCGGTCCGTGCTGGATCCTCAATTTGAGGAAGCGGCGCAGACCTTCTTACCAATTTTGGCAACGACGGGCGAAACGTGGTACGCGCACGTTGCCAAGCACCGGATGCGGACCACGAATCCGCCTGACAATACGTGGGTGGCTTTTTCGACGAATCCACGGGGGTACAAAATGTTGCCTCACTTTGAACTGGGTTGTTGGGCCGACCACTTGTACTTCTATTTAGCGGTTGAAAGTAACATGAAGCCCCAGTACACCAGTACGATTATTCCGAAGTTAGAAGCGCTCGCCCCGTTAGTAGCTCGGTTACCGAGGAACTTTGTGTTAAGTGCCAACCACATGGTAGAACAAACTTTACCAGTAGCCGACTATGAGCAACTAGTTGAGCGATTCCAGAATGTGAAAGCCGCGGAGGTCTTAATTGGAATTCAGATTCAACGTGGTGATCCTCGGTTAGGAACGCCCCAAGTGCTTGTGGATTTAGAACAGACGTTACAGACTTTATTACCTTTATACCAACGATTGCAGTAA
- a CDS encoding LTA synthase family protein: MKQILAKVNTRVGFFVLLIALFWLKTIYAYFADFALGTEGTLQFLLLFINPIATTILIFGLAFYFKPAKLFYPAILLLDIIDTVLLYLNVIYFREFTDFMTVSTMTGYSKVDQGLSGASLALTMPHDVFYWLDIIIVIFLLLFRVIKIDKRSLSNRFAFAVFSIGALFLTFNITLADMDRPQLLTRAFDRNYLVKYLGLDVFTAYDAFQTHQSNELRSQANKAEIYNVKAFTDAHYAEPNPNLFGTLKGKNVVVIHLESFQQFLINKKINGKEVTPFLNQIYNSNHTYAFDNFFHQVGQGKTSDAENMLETSTYGLPQGSLFAQLGSDNTFQGAPAILGQDGYSSAVFHGNVASFWNRNNTYKNLGYQYFFDASYYDTTGDKATGYGLKDKLLFKDSIKYLQHLQQPFYAKYITVTNHFPYQLDDEDIKDNKIKTPDTDDSAVNNYFVTAHYLDQSIKEFYDYLDKTGLAKNTVVVLYGDHYGLSNSENPTLAPLLGKSESKWNNFDNAQLQRVPFMINSPSINNGYVDHTYGGEIDVLPTLMHLLGINSQKYIQFGTDLFSAKHDQVVAFRNKDWVSPEYTSVDGTIYDSKTGKVIHPDKKLKKKLQEIQEKVNTELSLSDTLNQQNLLQFYHPDGFQKVDPTKFNYSNGLSHEKRTEEQLGDKSKSLFDTNGKKDTTKLYKTDAPEVNEPRSDTSRIQIQNPDSNQEK, encoded by the coding sequence AACCGAGGGAACGCTGCAATTTTTGCTGCTGTTCATTAACCCGATTGCCACGACCATCCTAATCTTTGGGCTCGCGTTTTACTTTAAACCGGCCAAACTTTTTTATCCGGCCATCCTACTTCTAGACATCATTGACACCGTCCTACTGTATTTAAACGTGATTTACTTTCGAGAATTCACCGATTTTATGACCGTGTCCACAATGACCGGATACTCCAAGGTCGATCAAGGACTGAGTGGTGCGTCTTTAGCGCTCACAATGCCTCACGACGTGTTTTACTGGTTAGACATCATTATCGTCATCTTCTTGCTCCTATTTCGGGTGATCAAGATTGACAAGCGAAGTCTTTCCAATCGATTCGCCTTTGCAGTTTTCTCCATTGGCGCCTTGTTTCTAACCTTTAACATTACGTTAGCAGACATGGACCGCCCTCAACTGCTGACCCGGGCCTTTGACCGGAATTACCTGGTTAAATACCTGGGCTTAGACGTCTTTACGGCTTACGATGCCTTTCAGACGCACCAGTCCAATGAGCTTCGGTCCCAGGCCAACAAAGCTGAAATTTATAACGTGAAGGCCTTTACCGATGCCCACTACGCCGAACCCAATCCTAACTTATTTGGGACGTTAAAGGGCAAAAACGTGGTGGTTATTCACCTGGAAAGTTTCCAACAATTTTTAATTAACAAGAAAATCAACGGTAAGGAAGTTACGCCGTTCTTAAACCAAATCTACAACAGTAACCATACTTATGCCTTCGATAACTTTTTCCACCAAGTGGGTCAGGGAAAAACCTCTGACGCCGAAAACATGCTAGAAACCAGCACCTACGGCTTGCCGCAGGGATCATTGTTTGCCCAGTTAGGAAGCGACAATACCTTCCAAGGGGCCCCCGCCATTCTCGGCCAAGATGGTTACAGTTCGGCCGTCTTCCACGGAAACGTGGCCAGTTTCTGGAACCGGAACAATACCTACAAAAACCTGGGGTACCAGTACTTCTTTGATGCCAGTTACTACGATACGACTGGAGATAAGGCCACTGGTTACGGTCTAAAGGATAAACTGCTGTTCAAGGATTCCATCAAGTACCTCCAGCACCTACAACAGCCGTTTTACGCAAAGTACATCACGGTCACCAACCACTTCCCGTACCAGCTTGATGATGAAGACATCAAGGACAACAAAATTAAGACTCCAGATACGGATGATAGTGCCGTTAACAATTACTTTGTGACCGCCCACTATCTAGATCAGTCAATCAAGGAATTCTATGACTACCTCGATAAAACCGGTCTCGCTAAGAACACGGTCGTCGTCCTCTACGGAGACCACTACGGTTTGTCTAATTCCGAAAACCCAACTCTGGCCCCGTTACTGGGCAAGAGTGAGTCGAAGTGGAATAACTTTGATAATGCCCAGTTACAACGGGTCCCATTCATGATTAACTCGCCATCCATTAACAATGGCTATGTAGATCACACCTACGGCGGTGAAATTGACGTCTTACCAACCTTGATGCACCTCCTAGGGATTAACTCCCAGAAATACATTCAGTTTGGAACGGACCTCTTCTCTGCCAAGCACGATCAGGTGGTCGCCTTCCGGAATAAGGATTGGGTCTCCCCAGAATACACTTCCGTGGACGGAACCATCTACGATTCCAAGACCGGTAAGGTCATCCATCCGGACAAGAAGTTGAAGAAAAAACTGCAAGAGATTCAAGAAAAGGTTAATACCGAACTATCGTTATCCGATACCTTGAACCAGCAAAACTTACTGCAGTTCTACCATCCCGATGGCTTCCAAAAGGTTGACCCGACGAAGTTTAACTACTCCAACGGTCTTAGTCACGAAAAACGGACCGAAGAGCAGTTAGGCGATAAATCGAAGAGTCTCTTTGACACTAACGGCAAGAAGGATACGACGAAGCTCTACAAGACTGATGCACCCGAAGTTAACGAACCCCGCAGTGATACCAGTCGAATTCAAATTCAAAATCCGGATTCAAACCAGGAAAAATAA